In Drosophila santomea strain STO CAGO 1482 chromosome 3L, Prin_Dsan_1.1, whole genome shotgun sequence, a single window of DNA contains:
- the LOC120450462 gene encoding solute carrier family 22 member 3-like isoform X1, with product MVLGEIGSSMLKLSQEEVGPEKPKSGPNDIDPTKTSEENQLDAIIVEIGQFGPFQVFNYILLCLPIICNAFYSISYVFTAGDVPHRCNITLCDGLDSRYEEQFLNFTTPQPHGNWVQCERYAVRNDIAGEPSCNVSSFDMGQRVPCDAGYKLRDDEKTIATEFGLFCADQWKLSMVGTVNNIGQFVGIPLGGYFADRYGRKFILVSAGILSSIAGLARSHAPEYYSFLCLEFLDMVVGSTLFPTAFLLAVELVGPKYRVLAATTISLTYGLAEALMGYMAKYLPDWRVLLRVLYTPALLHLVFISVLSESVRWLLSQSKEMDAQTILRRVAQINRKELSEHQLNELILSNRRMVAQSSAAGGHYSFRQIFQALGCRTALCCFVWFTHTLVALGLSLHSAQLSGSKFENFSMTGLMQLPGILMATTLMNWIGRRRALSSCQFTCAVLLLAVAATDAVYPVTSSTLYFLAKMTSTGSFMILYFFTSEIFPTNCRNCMLSFCSCMGRFGSMLSPQTTLLIPYYKYGPHLLFALFCFTCSVLVLFFPETTNKVLPTTLAEARALDKSIPKEKLVKSAV from the exons ATGGTGCTTGGCGAAATCGGCAGCAGCATGCTAAAGCTCAGCCAAGAAGAGGTGGGTCCGGAGAAGCCTAAATCCGGACCAAATGACATAGACCCAACGAAAACGTCGGAAGAGAACCAACTGGACGCGATCATCGTTGAGATTGGCCAGTTCGGACCCTTTCAGGTCTTCAACTACATATTGCTTTGCCTGCCCATCATCTGCAACGCCTTCTACTCCATTTCCTACGTCTTCACCGCTGGTGATGTGCCCCATAG GTGCAACATCACCCTGTGCGATGGATTGGACTCCAGGTATGAAGAACAATTCCTAAATTTTACCACTCCCCAGCCCCACGGGAACTGGGTTCAGTGTGAGCGGTACGCCGTGCGAAACGACATCGCAGGTGAACCTTCGTGCAATGTCAGTAGCTTTGATATGGGTCAGCGAGTTCCCTGCGATGCTGGCTATAAGCTGAGGGACGACGAGAAGACAATAGCAACTGAG TTTGGCCTATTCTGTGCTGACCAATGGAAACTGTCTATGGTGGGAACAGTAAACAATATTGGACAGTTTGTGGGAATACCACTAGGAGGTTATTTCGCCGATCG ATATGGGCGGAAATTTATACTGGTATCCGCGGGAATCCTGAGTTCCATTGCAGGACTCGCTCGCTCACACGCGCCGGAGTACTACAGCTTTCTTTGCTTGGAGTTCCTAGACATGGTCGTGGGGAGTACGCTCTTTCCCACCGCCTTCCTTCTCGCCGTGGAGCTAGTTGGCCCCAAGTATCGCGTGTTGGCGGCCACCACGATCAGCCTGACCTACGGCCTGGCAGAGGCCCTTATGGGCTACATGGCCAAGTATCTGCCCGACTGGCGTGTGCTTCTACGGGTGTTATATACCCCAGCTCTGCTTcatttggttttcatttccgTGCTGTCGGAGAGCGTGCGGTGGTTGCTCAGCCAGTCGAAGGAGATGGACGCTCAGACCATACTACGGAGGGTGGCGCAAATAAACCGAAAAGAACTGTCGGAGCACCAGCTTAACGAACTGATCCTCTCAAATCGCCGAATGGTGGCCCAGTCTTCCGCAGCCGGGGGTCACTATAGTTTCCGTCAGATCTTCCAGGCCTTGGGCTGTCGCACTGCTCTGTGCTGCTTTGTGTGGTTCACCCACACCCTGGTCGCCCTGGGTCTGAGTCTGCACTCAGCCCAGTTAAGTGGCAGCAAGTTCGAGAACTTCAGCATGACTGGTCTTATGCAGCTGCCTGGCATCCTGATGGCTACAACACTTATGAACTGGATAGGACGGCGACGGGCGCTCAGCTCCTGCCAGTTCACTTGTGCAGTCCTTCTCCTTGCAGTGGCTGCGACGGATGCAG TGTACCCTGTGACCTCTTCCACACTGTACTTCCTTGCAAAAATGACGTCCACAGGCAGCTTTATGATCCTGTATTTCTTTACCTCCGAGATCTTCCCCACAAACTGCAGGAACTGCATGCtctccttctgctcctgtaTGGGTCGCTTTGGCTCCATGCTGTCTCCCCAGACCACTCTATTG ATCCCCTACTACAAATATGGGCCCCACCTACTATTCGCATTATTTTGTTTCACCTGCTCGgtattggttttgtttttcccggAGACAACGAACAAGGTGCTACCCACAACGCTGGCTGAAGCTCGCGCCCTGGATAAGAGTATACCTAAGGAAAAATTGGTAAAAAGTGCTGTCTAA
- the LOC120450462 gene encoding solute carrier family 22 member 3-like isoform X2, with protein sequence MVLGEIGSSMLKLSQEEVGPEKPKSGPNDIDPTKTSEENQLDAIIVEIGQFGPFQVFNYILLCLPIICNAFYSISYVFTAGDVPHRCNITLCDGLDSRYEEQFLNFTTPQPHGNWVQCERYAVRNDIAGEPSCNVSSFDMGQRVPCDAGYKLRDDEKTIATEFGLFCADQWKLSMVGTVNNIGQFVGIPLGGYFADRSIAGLARSHAPEYYSFLCLEFLDMVVGSTLFPTAFLLAVELVGPKYRVLAATTISLTYGLAEALMGYMAKYLPDWRVLLRVLYTPALLHLVFISVLSESVRWLLSQSKEMDAQTILRRVAQINRKELSEHQLNELILSNRRMVAQSSAAGGHYSFRQIFQALGCRTALCCFVWFTHTLVALGLSLHSAQLSGSKFENFSMTGLMQLPGILMATTLMNWIGRRRALSSCQFTCAVLLLAVAATDAVYPVTSSTLYFLAKMTSTGSFMILYFFTSEIFPTNCRNCMLSFCSCMGRFGSMLSPQTTLLIPYYKYGPHLLFALFCFTCSVLVLFFPETTNKVLPTTLAEARALDKSIPKEKLVKSAV encoded by the exons ATGGTGCTTGGCGAAATCGGCAGCAGCATGCTAAAGCTCAGCCAAGAAGAGGTGGGTCCGGAGAAGCCTAAATCCGGACCAAATGACATAGACCCAACGAAAACGTCGGAAGAGAACCAACTGGACGCGATCATCGTTGAGATTGGCCAGTTCGGACCCTTTCAGGTCTTCAACTACATATTGCTTTGCCTGCCCATCATCTGCAACGCCTTCTACTCCATTTCCTACGTCTTCACCGCTGGTGATGTGCCCCATAG GTGCAACATCACCCTGTGCGATGGATTGGACTCCAGGTATGAAGAACAATTCCTAAATTTTACCACTCCCCAGCCCCACGGGAACTGGGTTCAGTGTGAGCGGTACGCCGTGCGAAACGACATCGCAGGTGAACCTTCGTGCAATGTCAGTAGCTTTGATATGGGTCAGCGAGTTCCCTGCGATGCTGGCTATAAGCTGAGGGACGACGAGAAGACAATAGCAACTGAG TTTGGCCTATTCTGTGCTGACCAATGGAAACTGTCTATGGTGGGAACAGTAAACAATATTGGACAGTTTGTGGGAATACCACTAGGAGGTTATTTCGCCGATCG TTCCATTGCAGGACTCGCTCGCTCACACGCGCCGGAGTACTACAGCTTTCTTTGCTTGGAGTTCCTAGACATGGTCGTGGGGAGTACGCTCTTTCCCACCGCCTTCCTTCTCGCCGTGGAGCTAGTTGGCCCCAAGTATCGCGTGTTGGCGGCCACCACGATCAGCCTGACCTACGGCCTGGCAGAGGCCCTTATGGGCTACATGGCCAAGTATCTGCCCGACTGGCGTGTGCTTCTACGGGTGTTATATACCCCAGCTCTGCTTcatttggttttcatttccgTGCTGTCGGAGAGCGTGCGGTGGTTGCTCAGCCAGTCGAAGGAGATGGACGCTCAGACCATACTACGGAGGGTGGCGCAAATAAACCGAAAAGAACTGTCGGAGCACCAGCTTAACGAACTGATCCTCTCAAATCGCCGAATGGTGGCCCAGTCTTCCGCAGCCGGGGGTCACTATAGTTTCCGTCAGATCTTCCAGGCCTTGGGCTGTCGCACTGCTCTGTGCTGCTTTGTGTGGTTCACCCACACCCTGGTCGCCCTGGGTCTGAGTCTGCACTCAGCCCAGTTAAGTGGCAGCAAGTTCGAGAACTTCAGCATGACTGGTCTTATGCAGCTGCCTGGCATCCTGATGGCTACAACACTTATGAACTGGATAGGACGGCGACGGGCGCTCAGCTCCTGCCAGTTCACTTGTGCAGTCCTTCTCCTTGCAGTGGCTGCGACGGATGCAG TGTACCCTGTGACCTCTTCCACACTGTACTTCCTTGCAAAAATGACGTCCACAGGCAGCTTTATGATCCTGTATTTCTTTACCTCCGAGATCTTCCCCACAAACTGCAGGAACTGCATGCtctccttctgctcctgtaTGGGTCGCTTTGGCTCCATGCTGTCTCCCCAGACCACTCTATTG ATCCCCTACTACAAATATGGGCCCCACCTACTATTCGCATTATTTTGTTTCACCTGCTCGgtattggttttgtttttcccggAGACAACGAACAAGGTGCTACCCACAACGCTGGCTGAAGCTCGCGCCCTGGATAAGAGTATACCTAAGGAAAAATTGGTAAAAAGTGCTGTCTAA
- the LOC120449307 gene encoding organic cation transporter protein-like yields MTSQKEGNGSKPTDHKTNGHADAEAATEKAGGDEDNSLDAILVRIGQFGRYQIINYVLLCVPMLFNAFFSISYVFTASTVVHRCTVPQCDSPSSVYEEDWLGFTIPYKNSAWDACHRYAVNLSGAITGYTDPSGQYCLQEYFTNTSETCGRDFKFRDEEKTISTEFGIYCEDEWMLSMVGTINNVGQFVGIPLGGYFADRYGRRTMLAVAGSLSALMGVIRSLSSNYSMFLVFEFLDMAVGSTLFPTAFLLAIELVGPKRRVAAATIITIFYALGEAFLGFLASQVPHWRWLLRVLYAPAVLQILFLWILPESVRWLLSQGAEEKASNVLRQAARINKRPLPEEQVEDLLSSNRQKLSQANESQYPIMRAVVFFSLRIANCCLCWFTHTLITLGLSLNSVNLGGNKYTNFMLNGFIQIPGLLLPLIIMDRVGRRYSLCASMLLCAICMGASAAVPADNRAGSLTLFLIGKLAITCSFQILYFFTSEIFPTNVRNTLLSLCSMVGRIGSMLAPQTPLLAKYYIYAPQILFATFALISGFLTLAFPETSDKVLPTTIEEARDLNQAKRRREES; encoded by the exons ATGACCAGCCAGAAGGAGGGAAATGGAAGCAAGCCGACCGATCACAAGACCAATGGACATGCGGACGCGGAGGCGGCGACGGAGAAGGCTGGCGGGGATGAGGACAACTCTCTGGACGCGATTCTTGTCCGGATCGGCCAGTTCGGGCGCTATCAGATCATCAACTATGTTCTGCTCTGCGTTCCCATGCTCTTCAACGCGTTCTTCTCCATCTCCTATGTTTTCACGGCTAGTACGGTGGTACACAG GTGTACTGTTCCGCAGTGCGATAGTCCCAGCAGTGTCTATGAGGAGGACTGGCTGGGCTTTACAATCCCATACAAGAACTCCGCCTGGGATGCCTGTCATCGGTACGCCGTCAACCTATCTGGAGCTATCACAGGATACACCGACCCATCTGGACAATACTGCCTCCAGGAGTATTTCACTAATACATCGGAGACCTGTGGACGCGACTTCAAGTTCAGGGATGAGGAAAAGACCATATCAACGGAG TTTGGAATATACTGTGAGGACGAGTGGATGCTTTCCATGGTGGGCACTATAAACAATGTGGGCCAATTCGTAGGCATACCTCTTGGAGGATACTTTGCGGATCG ATACGGACGACGTACCATGCTAGCTGTAGCCGGATCCTTAAGTGCTCTAATGGGCGTGATCCGTTCGCTGTCGAGCAACTACTCCATGTTCCTGGTATTCGAGTTCCTAGACATGGCCGTGGGTAGCACCCTCTTTCCAACCGCCTTCCTGCTGGCAATCGAGTTGGTTGGTCCAAAGAGGCGAGTGGCTGCGGCCACAATCATCACTATCTTCTACGCGCTGGGCGAGGCCTTCCTCGGATTCCTGGCTTCCCAAGTGCCGCACTGGCGCTGGCTGCTGCGGGTGCTTTACGCTCCGGCTGTGCTGCAGATCCTATTTTTGTGGATCTTGCCAGAGAGCGTCCGATGGCTGCTGAGTCAGGGTGCCGAGGAGAAGGCATCCAATGTGCTGCGACAGGCGGCGCGGATCAACAAGCGGCCCCTgccggaggagcaggtggaggaTCTCTTGAGCAGCAATCGACAAAAGCTGAGCCAGGCCAACGAGAGCCAGTATCCAATAATGCGAGCCGTGGTGTTCTTCTCGCTGCGGATAGCCAACTGTTGCCTTTGTTGGTTCACGCACACGCTGATCACCTTGGGTCTTAGCCTAAACTCTGTTAACCTGGGCGGCAACAAGTATACCAACTTCATGCTGAACGGTTTCATCCAGATCCCTGGCCTGTTGCTTCCCCTGATCATCATGGACCGAGTTGGCAGGCGCTATTCCCTCTGCGCCTCGATGTTGCTCTGTGCCATTTGCATGGGCGCCTCTGCCGCAGTGCCAGCAG ATAACCGCGCGGGTTCTCTGACCCTGTTCCTGATTGGAAAGCTAGCCATCACTTGTAGCTTCCAGATCTTGTACTTCTTCACCTCGGAGATCTTTCCCACCAACGTGCGAAACACCCTTTTGTCTCTCTGCTCCATGGTGGGACGCATCGGTTCCATGCTGGCCCCACAAACCCCTCTATTG GCCAAGTACTACATATACGCCCCGCAGATCCTATTCGCCACCTTCGCCCTGATCAGTGGCTTCCTGACCCTGGCCTTTCCCGAGACGTCGGACAAGGTGCTTCCAACGACCATCGAGGAGGCGCGCGATTTGAATCAGGCCAAGCGGCGTAGGGAAGAGTCGTGA